The Taeniopygia guttata chromosome 6, bTaeGut7.mat, whole genome shotgun sequence genome contains a region encoding:
- the PDCD11 gene encoding protein RRP5 homolog isoform X2: protein MDGRSPAPLPGYTRDPTLASGRGRDAAAPGTPRATSQLKVAGTPALRRAAVPPGRTRPGPLPRTWAASPYLSRRRARRALPFASALPQDGGRGRRAQPPSALIGCGPRGAARPRPLPAGWLRRGRATSAALCPQPRAPLPPGAACAARSGNHPDPNPGNHPNPGNYPDPHPAPLFPPAATPGSAIMASMEENFPRGGIQKKPAKGKTPKPKSERDNLFDVQHEEKSQKRKRSQKDQEKQKRFKADKTVKAAVKDNVMNIGPLTVEALSEGMLLLGCIKEVSDYELAISLPNGLSGFVPVTQISDAYSKLLTKQVAQGEVPEELNSLPDIFSPGTLVRCIVTSVEKSDDGRRSVKLSIDPEKVNKSLNSTALTAGMVLSGSVLSVEDHGYLIDIGIAGTHAFLPHQKAKNYIKAVKKGPDLKIGQNLNCLIVEVKNEGRVVSLSIDRSEVAASIATERQNWTLSNLLPGLVVKARVQKVFPLGMKVTFLSYFTGIVDFMHTDPEKSMSYSPDQVVKACVLSVHPTSRAVRLTLRPPFLHAGGAPRQLPAQRMGAVVEEATVKAFYKQFGAIFELDDGTLAFARLKHLSKTRKSFKPGAFQEGCKHKCRIIAYSLMDEMCIVSLKHQIIEARFLQYQDIHSGDVVQGKVLSLKPIGMQVKVADGIRGLVPSLHLSDVILKQPEKKYNIGDEVKCRVLECNPEGKKLILTLKKSLVQSKLPVLSNYEDAKPGLITHGFVVCAREFGCIVKFYNDVKGLVPKNELGSEPISCPDKVFYEGQVLKVMVLKCEPQQERLLLSFRLSSKPGPEDKWKCTPKEKQEVKYQIGEIVDVRILKKKDNGLEVSILEDEDNVVAWIPMLHLSDFVDISKLLWHCLREGDVLPRVMYLSAKGEHLILSRKSAVISAVQEEKVVRNFSEIQPGMLLTGYVRNVMPFGVFVEFPFGVTGLAPKVSMSDKFVTDTKDHFVVGQTVIAKVMSTDEEKQRVLLNLKVSECSSGDSASESFDLLNQYFKELKEIRDLLRRGEPSICELVPGKRVHLVVQDVREDGSALFSGSPVTGLTVTATRYHLGDKNIAPGEKRKVLVLHVDALTSEVYVSLREELLKQRPKRRLRENSQHSVVVEHITEHFAIASLLETGQLAAVPIACHFNDTFRFDSEKLRVGQKISATLKAVKENNHGVLLAVQGPAKKNVFVRVRNESETALEEMLPAVKHSLSPGDVVTGTVKSVKPTHVTVAIDDKLTGSIHASRILDEVPIGSFPTSTLKAGQKVTARVIGGRDVNTHRCLPITHPHFTQSIPELSIRPSEQEGEFTAMLNLKEESSLKQLGLYNVGQIVTCFVKKYNMLKNWLEVEVAPDIRGRVPHLLLSLSTKVLKHPEKSFKNGQAISATVTGTDATERNLCLSLTGIQSLEQDTISVGMVTKVTPHVGLTIALPGGKTGKVSIFHLNDTYTDNPLGNFKVGKIVRCYILSNENGKIQLSLRQSRLNPKINSKVEDIEITSIKDVKKGQLVRGYVKSITPSGVFFGLSTSLLGRILFQNVSPYFVQKHSLYKKYLPEGKLLTAKVLGVNRKEKHIELSLLPEDTGMPSVLPESLGLPQYGAEKEKREADYEEKGEQPKLKTKKRRGNDESGQEAKPKKRKICQADENDSGIEVYYREEEEDDQEEEAAKKKSMVRKPGEAPRLQVSVGFSWEEDNAMDIPVLDQKEESSESSEDEEDTQSKLKKRTKKEKELEKQKKEKELCKVEAALMDPSRQPQSADDFDRLVLGSPNSSILWLQYMAFHLQATEIEKARAVAERALKTISFREEQEKLNVWVALLNLENMYGTEETLMKVFERAVQYNEPLKVFQHLCDIYASSEKYKQAEELYHTMLKRFRQEKSVWLKYASFLLKQGQAEATHRLLERALKALPTKEHVDVISRFAQLEFHSGDTEHAKALFESTLSSYPKRTDIWSIYMDIMIKHGSQKEVRDIFERVIHLSLAPKKMKFFFKRYLDYEKKFGTAESVLAVKRAALEYVETKSSLADT, encoded by the exons TGCAATCATGGCATCCATGGAAGAAAACTTTCCTCGTGGGGGCATCCAGAAGAAACCTGCAAAGGGAAAAACGCCCAAGCCAAAGTCAGAGCGGGACAATTTGTTTGAT GTTCAACATGaagaaaaatcccagaaaagaaaaaggagccAGAAGGatcaagaaaagcagaaaaggttCAAGGCAGACAAAACTGTTAAAGCTGCTGTCAAAGACAATGTTATGAATATTGGACCACTGACAGTTGAG GCGCTCAGTGAGGGgatgctgctcctgggctgtaTAAAAGAGGTCAGTGACTACGAGCTCGCCATCAGTTTGCCCAACGGCCTCTCCGGATTTGTGCCGGTCACGCAGATCAGTGATGCCTACAGCAAACTGCTGACCAAGCAGGTGGCACAAGGAGAAGTCCCGGAG gagctgaaTTCTCTCCCAGACATATTTTCTCCAGGGACACTGGTCAGGTGCATTGTGACCAGTGTTGAGAAGAGTGATGATGGACGTCGCAGTGTCAAGTTATCGATTGACCCTGAGAAGGTCAACAAGAGCCTGAACTCTACAGCACTAACAGCAGGCATG GTGCTCTCCGGCTCTGTGTTGAGTGTGGAAGACCATGGCTACCTCATAGATATTGGTATCGCTGGAACTCATGCTTTCCTGCCTCATCAGAAAGCCAAAAATTACATCAAGGCAGTCAAGAAAG GGCCTGACTTGAAAATAGGCCAGAACCTGAACTGCCTCATTGTGGAAGTGAAGAATGAGGGCAGGGTGGTCTCTTTGTCCATTGATCGATCAGAGGTGGCTGCATCCATTGCCACAGAGCGACAGAACTGGACACTCTCTAATTTATTGCCAGGGCTGGTGGTGAAAGCTCGAGTGCAGAAG GTGTTCCCACTTGGGATGAAAGTGACATTTCTGTCTTATTTCACTGGCATTGTGGATTTCATGCACACAGACCCAGAGAAATCCATGAGCTATTCTCCAGATCAAGTG GTGAAGGCCTGTGTGCTGTCTGTACACCCCACGTCGCGGGCGGTGCGGCTCACGCTGCGCCCGCCCTTCCTGCACGCCGGGGGAGCCCCAcgccagctccctgcccagcgCATGGGGGCAGTGGTGGAGGAGGCCACGGTGAAAGCCTTCTACAAGCAGTTTGGAGCCATCTTTGAGCTTGATGATGGCACTCTTGCATTTGCACGG TTGAAGCATCTttcaaaaaccagaaaatcctTTAAACCTGGGGCCTTTCAGGAAGGTTGCAAACATAAATGTCGGATCATTGCCTACAGCCTGATGGATGAGATGTGTATTGTATCTCTGAAGCA CCAAATTATTGAAGCGCGATTTCTGCAATACCAGGATATCCACAGCGGTGATGTGGTGCAG GGCAAAGTGCTCTCTCTAAAACCCATTGGGATGCAGGTGAAAGTGGCTGATGGGATTAGAGGACTTGTGCCATCCCTCCATCTCTCTGATGTGATCCTGAAGCAGCCTGAGAAGAAGTACAACATAGGAGATGAAGTCAAGTGTCGG GTGCTAGAGTGCAATCCTGAAGGAAAGAAGCTGATTCTTACTCTAAAGAAAAGTCTCGTCCAGTCAAAGCTTCCAGTCCTCTCAAATTATGAAGATGCAAAACCAGGCCTGATCACACATGGCTTTGTAGTGTGTGCAAGGGAGTTTGGCTGCATTGTGAAGTTCTACAATGATGTCAAAGGTCTGGTACCCAAGAATGAGCTGGGCTCAGAACCCATATCTTGTCCAGATAAAGTCTTCTATGAAGGCCAG GTTCTTAAAGTAATGGTCCTAAAATGTGAGCCTCAGCAGGAAAGACTCTTGCTGTCCTTCAGATTATCGAGCAAGCCTGGCCCTGAGGACAAATGGAAATGTACTCCAAAGGAGAAACAGGAAGTGAAATACCAAATAGGAGAG ATTGTTGATGTGAGAATCTTGAAGAAGAAAGATAATGGGTTAGAAGTTTCCATCTTAGAAGATGAAGACAATGTGGTAGCCTGGATCCCCATGCTGCACCTCTCTGACTTTGTTGATATCTCCAAGCTCCTATGGCACTGTCTTCGAGAGGGAGATGTCCTGCCCAGAGTTATGTATCTAAGTGCTAAGGGAGAGCACCTT ATCTTGAGTAGAAAGTCTGCAGTGATTTCTGCTGTACAGGAGGAGAAAGTTGTAAGAAACTTCTCTGAAATCCAGCCTGGGATGCTGTTGACTGGTTATGTGAGGAATGTGATGCCCTTTGGAGTGTTTGTGGAGTTTCCTTTTGGTGTGACAGGACTGGCACCTAAAGTG AGCATGAGTGACAAGTTTGTGACAGACACCAAGGACCACTTTGTGGTGGGACAAACTGTGATTGCAAAGGTGATGAGCACTGATGAGGAGAAGCAGCGTGTGCTCCTCAATCTGAAGGTGTCTGAGTGcagctcaggagattcagcTTCAGAGAGCTTTGACCTCCTGAATCAATATTTCAAGGAGCTGAAAGAAATCAGGGACTTGTTGAGAAGAG GAGAGCCCAGCATTTGTGAGTTGGTGCCTGGAAAGAGGGTGCATCTGGTCGTGCAGGATGTGAGGGAGGATGGCTCAGCACTGTTCAGTGGCAGCCCTGTCACAGGCTTGACTGTAACTGCCACCCGCTACCATTTGGGAG ATAAAAATATTGCTCCTGGTGAGAAAAGGAAGGTATTGGTTCTTCATGTGGATGCCCTCACATCTGAAGTGTATGTTTCTCTTCGGGAAGAACTGTTAAAGCAAAGACCCAAGCGA CGGCTCCGAGAGAACTCCCAGCACTCTGTGGTGGTGGAGCACATCACAGAGCACTTTGCCATCGCGTCTCTGCTGGAAACAGGCCAGCTGGCAGCTGTCCCCATCGCCTGCCACTTCAACGACACCTTCCGCTTCGACTCGGAAAAACTGAGGGTGGGACAAAAAATCTCTGCCACCTTAAAAGCAGTGAAGGAGAACAACCACGGAGTCTTGTTAGCAGTACAGGGCCCAGCCAAGAAGAATGTTTTTGTAAGGGTGCGGAACGAGTCAGAGACAGCATTAGAGGAGATGCTTCCTGCTGTGAAACACTCGCTGTCCCCGGGGGATGTTGTTACCGGTACCGTTAAATCCGTCAAACCGACCCATGTCACTGTTGCTATTGATGACAAGCTGACAGGTTCAATCCATGCATCCCGGATTCTGGATGAAGTGCCCATAGGCTCCTTTCCAACTTCTACTCTGAAAGCCGGACAGAAAGTGACTGCTCGAGTCATTGGAGGCAGAGATGTGAATACTCACAG GTGCCTGCCAATCACCCATCCACACTTCACGCAATCCATTCCAGAGCTCAGCATTCGACCAAG TGAACAAGAAGGGGAATTCACAGCAATGCTGAACCTTAAAGAAGAAAGTTCCCTCAAGCAACTTGGACTCTACAATGTTGGACAGATAGTCACCTGTTTTGTAAAGAAG TATAACATGCTCAAAAACTGGCTGGAGGTAGAAGTCGCCCCTGACATTCGAGGAAGAGTTCCTCAcctgctgctgtctctgagcACCAAG GTCTTAAAACATCcagaaaagagttttaaaaatggCCAGGCAATATCAGCTACAGTGACTGGAACAGATGCCACCGAAAGAAACCTCTGCTTGTCACTCACAG GAATTCAGTCACTGGAGCAGGACACCATCTCCGTAGGCATGGTAACAAAGGTGACCCCACACGTTGGCTTGACCATTGCGCTGCCAGGTGGGAAGACTGGCAAAGTCAGCATCTTTCACCTGAATGATACTTACACAGATAATCCTCTGGGGAACTTCAAAGTTGGCAAGATTGTCAG GTGCTACATCCTCTCCAATGAGAACGGTAAAATCCAGTTATCTCTCCGGCAGTCCCG GCTAAATCCCAAGATAAACAGCAAAGTGGAGGATATTGAAATAACAAGTATTAAGGATGTTAAAAAAGGCCAGCTAGTGAGAGGCTATGTCAAATCAATCACTCCATCGGGTGTATTCTTTGG ATTGTCCACTTCTCTCCTGGGCCGAATCCTGTTCCAGAATGTTTCCCCATACTTTGTACAGAAACATTCCTTATATAAAAAGTACCTGCCTGAAGGAAAACTGCTCACTGCCAAAGTACTTGG agtaaatagaaaagaaaaacatattgAGCTCTCTCTCCTGCCTGAGGACACTGGGATGCCAAGTGTCTTGCCTGAATCCCTAGGCCTACCACAATATGgagcagagaaagagaaaagagaggcaGATTATGAGGAAAAAGGAGAACAGCCTAAACTGAAGAcaaaaaagagaagaggaaatgaTGAAAGTGGTCAG GAGGCAAAGCCAAAGAAGAGGAAGATCTGCCAAGCAGATGAAAATGACAGTGGAATTGAGGTGTATTACcgtgaggaggaagaggatgatcaggaggaagaggcagctaAAAAGAAATCTATG GTAAGGAAGCCTGGTGAGGCTCCCAGGCTGCAAGTTTCCGTGGGCTTCAGCTGGGAAGAAGACAATGCAATGGATATACCTGTGCTGGATCAGAAGGAAGAGAGCTCAGAGAGCTCAGAGGACGAGGAGGATACGCAGTCCAAG ctaaagaaacgaacaaagaaggagaaggagctggagaagcagaagaaagagaaggagctttgcAAAGTAGAGGCAGCTCTAATGGACCCAAGTCGGCAGCCCCAGTCAGCAGATGACTTTGACCGCCTGGTGCTGGGCAGTCCCAACAGCTCCATCCTCTGGCTGCAGTACATGGCTTTCCACCTCCAGGCTACAGAGATTGAGAAGGCCAGAGCTGTGGCAGAGAGAGCACTTAAAACAATCAGTTTCAG GGAAGAACAGGAGAAGCTGAATGTCTGGGTAGCTCTGCTGAACTTGGAGAACATGTATGGTACTGAGGAGACACTGATGAAGGTCTTTGAGAGAGCAGTTCAATACAATGAACCTCTGAAAGTCTTCCAGCATCTGTGTGACATCTATGCCAGTTCTGAGAAGTACAAG CAAGCAGAGGAATTGTACCACACAATGCTGAAGCGTTTTCGTCAGGAGAAATCCGTGTGGCTGAAATATGCCTCTTTCCTCCTGAAGCAAGGCCAGGCTGAGGCTACACACCGACTTCTGGAGCGTGCTCTCAAGGCTCTGCCCACCAAAGAAC ATGTGGATGTCATTTCAAGGTTTGCACAGCTGGAGTTCCATTCTGGGGACACAGAACATGCCAAGGCCCTCTTTGAGAGCACCCTCAGCAGTTATCCCAAGCGGACGGACATTTGGTCCATCTACATGGACATCATGATCAAGCATGGCAGCCAGAAGGAAGTACG AGACATCTTTGAGAGGGTCATACACCTGAGCTTGGCACCAAAGAAGATGAAATTCTTCTTCAAACGCTACCTGGATTATGAGAAGAAATTTGGTACAGCAGAAAGTGTCCTGGCTGTTAAAAGAGCAGCACTTGAGTATGTGGAGACCAAGAGTTCCCTTGCTGACACCTAA
- the CALHM2 gene encoding calcium homeostasis modulator protein 2 produces MAALIAENFRFLSLFFKSKDVMIFNGLVALGTVGSEELFSVVAFNCPCSPARNYIYGLAAIGVPALALFLIGVIWNNHTWNLVAECHKRGTKNFSAAATFLLFGSIMGRASVAPITWSVISLLRGEAYICALSEFVKPSSLDKFPAEYGAEVLAKFPCRDIPANLTKFRDEVTRRLRYESQLFGWLLIGIVAILVFLTKCLKHCCSPLSYRQEAYWAQYRSNEDKLFRRTAEVHSRILAAKNVKQFFGFVALDKEEKELVQEFPVEGVQPSPQWNAITGVYIYRENKGFPLYSRLHKWAKGVEGNGPTPEGHELLFLAS; encoded by the exons ATGGCCGCCCTCATTGCTGAGAACTTCCGCTTCCTCTCCTTGTTCTTCAAGAGCAAAGACGTGATGATTTTCAATGGTTTGGTGGCCCTGGGCACAGTGGGGAGTGAGGAGCTCTTCTCAGTCGTTGCCTTCAACTGCCCCTGCTCCCCTGCCCGCAACTACATCTATGGGCTGGCTGCCATCGGTGTCCCGGCCCTGGCCCTCTTCCTCATTGGTGTCATCTGGAACAACCACACTTGGAACCTAGTGGCCGAATGCCACAAGCGTGGCACCAAGAacttttctgctgctgccaccttcctcctctttggCTCCATCATGGGCCGAGCGTCCGTGGCACCCATCACTTGGTCGGTCATCTCGCTGCTGCGGGGGGAAGCTTACATCTGTGCCCTCAGCGAGTTTGTCAAGCCATCCTCCCTGGACAAGTTTCCAGCTGAGTATGGGGCCGAGGTGCTGGCCAAGTTCCCTTGCAGAGACATCCCAGCAAACCTCACCAAGTTCAGGGATGAGGTGACACGGAGGTTGAGATACGAGTCCCAG ctcttcGGCTGGCTGCTCATCGGCATTGTTGCGATCCTGGTTTTCCTCACCAAGTGCCTGAAGCACTGCTGCTCGCCGCTGAGCTACCGGCAGGAGGCCTACTGGGCCCAGTACCGCTCCAACGAGGACAAGCTCTTCCGACGCACGGCCGAGGTCCACTCCAGGATCCTGGCAGCCAAGAACGTGAAACAGTTCTTTGGCTTTGTGGCACTGGacaaggaggagaaggagctggtGCAGGAGTTCCCGGTGGAGGGCGTCCAGCCGAGCCCCCAGTGGAATGCCATCACAGGTGTCTACATCTACCGAGAGAACAAGGGCTTCCCCCTCTACAGCCGCCTCCACAAATGGGCCAAAGGGGTGGAAGGGAACGGGCCAACCCCAGAAGGCCACGAACTGTTGTTTTTAGCTTCCTAA
- the CALHM1 gene encoding calcium homeostasis modulator protein 1, producing MDKFRMIFQFFQSNQESFMNGICGIMALASTQMYSAFDFNCPCLPHYNLAYGLGILLVPPFILFLLGFVLNNNISMLAEEWRRPQGQRGKDPAVLRYMFCSMAQRAMIAPAVWVSVTLLDGKCITCAFCTSVPVETLGNASHPHLSQGEIQRVLARIPCKEIYNGQQLIANEVAIRYLRCISQALGWCFVLLMTTLAFLVRSLRPCFSQAAFLKSRYWSHYIDIERKLFDETCAEHARSFAKVCIQQFFEGMSTDLVAARCHLPRKAPVNAGEADEKLLGITDQGTMNMALKNWHRCKPPLHLHPPALPTGNGWAGEGQPPTHPSAPRKETAAYYSWV from the exons ATGGACAAGTTTCGGATGATCTTCCAGTTCTTCCAGTCCAACCAGGAGTCCTTCATGAATGGCATCTGTGGGATCATGGCCCTTGCCAGCACCCAGATGTACTCAGCTTTTGATTTCAACTGCCCCTGCCTGCCACACTACAACCTGGCCTATGGGCTGGGCATCCTCCTGGTGCCCCCCTTCATCTTGTTCCTGCTGGGTTTTGTGCTGAACAACAACATCTCCATGCTGGCAGAGGAGTGGAGGCGGCCGCAGGGGCAGCGGGGGAAGGACCCGGCTGTGCTGCGCTACATGTTCTGCTCCATGGCGCAGCGAGCCATGATCGCCCCCGCGGTCTGGGTGTCGGTGACACTGCTGGATGGCAAGTGCATCACCTGTGCCTTCTGCACCTCGGTGCCCGTGGAGACCCTGGGCAATGCCAGCCACCCCCACCTCTCCCAGGGGGAGATACAGCGGGTCCTCGCCCGAATCCCCTGCAAGGAGATCTACAATGGGCAGCAGCTCATTGCCAACGAAGTGGCCATCAGGTACCTGCGCTGCATCTCACAG gctctgggctggtgctttgtgctgctgatgACCACTCTGGCTTTCTTGGTCAGATCACTTCGGCCGTGCTTCAGCCAGGCTGCCTTCCTGAAGAGCAGATACTGGTCCCACTACATCGACATCGAGCGCAAGCTGTTCGATGAGACGTGTGCGGAGCACGCCAGGAGCTTTGCCAAGGTCTGCATCCAGCAGTTCTTTGAGGGGATGAGCACAGACCTGGTGGCTGCTCGCTGCCACCTGCCCAGGAAAGCCCCTGTCAATGCCGGGGAAGCTGACGAGAAGCTCCTGGGCATCACCGACCAGGGCACCATGAACATGGCCCTGAAGAACTGGCACAGATGCAAGCCCCCACTGCACCTCCAcccacctgccctgcccacTGGAAATGGCTGGGCAGGAGAAGGGCAGCCCCCCACACACCCCTCTGCACCCCGAAAAGAGACAGCTGCCTACTACAGCTGGGTGTGA